Proteins encoded together in one Bradyrhizobium sp. CB82 window:
- a CDS encoding lytic murein transglycosylase encodes MNQPDSLPLPTRRAALQSVLGAAALIASPALAAAPPGFEEWRESFRARAMAKGISAATWQRAMARVEPDMSVFKEIRNQPEFNEQVWQYINRRVSDWRIINGKIALKNNEPLFARIERDFGVERGTLLALWGVESAYGDPLVQQNHMKPVFPSLAALAWNEPRRKVYWETELINALRIVDRGWSTPEEMRGSWAGAMGHSQWMPEVWLNVGIDYDGDGKVSPFGKPDDALGSTAKYLVNRGKWRRGEHWGYEVRAPGNMSGGRTYEAWQAAGVMRADGQPFPQPNASAQMWTPVAGGPTFLLGPNFYSVKSYNPSMNYALAICHLGDRCLGAPPFIQPFPGSERALTLAEVQEMQTRLTKAGFDTGGTDGRVGNDTMKAIKDFQQRAGIAPADGYGGLKVLAKLRQGG; translated from the coding sequence ATGAACCAGCCTGATTCCTTACCCCTGCCGACCCGCCGTGCCGCGCTGCAATCCGTGCTCGGCGCAGCCGCCCTCATCGCCTCTCCGGCCCTTGCGGCCGCTCCGCCCGGCTTCGAGGAATGGCGTGAGAGTTTCCGCGCTCGCGCCATGGCCAAGGGCATTTCGGCCGCCACGTGGCAGCGCGCGATGGCGCGTGTCGAGCCGGACATGAGCGTGTTCAAGGAGATCCGCAACCAGCCGGAGTTCAACGAGCAGGTCTGGCAGTACATCAACCGCCGCGTCTCCGACTGGCGCATCATCAACGGCAAGATCGCGCTGAAGAACAACGAGCCGCTGTTCGCACGCATCGAGCGTGATTTCGGCGTCGAGCGCGGCACGTTGCTCGCGCTGTGGGGCGTGGAATCCGCCTATGGCGATCCGCTGGTGCAGCAGAACCACATGAAGCCGGTATTTCCCTCGCTTGCTGCGCTCGCCTGGAACGAGCCGCGGCGAAAGGTCTACTGGGAGACCGAGCTGATCAACGCGCTGCGCATCGTCGACAGGGGATGGAGCACGCCGGAAGAGATGCGCGGCTCCTGGGCCGGCGCGATGGGGCATTCGCAGTGGATGCCGGAAGTCTGGCTCAATGTCGGCATCGACTACGACGGCGACGGCAAGGTCTCACCATTCGGCAAGCCCGACGATGCGCTGGGCTCGACGGCAAAATATCTCGTCAACCGCGGCAAGTGGCGCCGCGGCGAGCACTGGGGCTACGAGGTGCGCGCGCCCGGCAACATGAGCGGCGGCCGAACCTATGAAGCCTGGCAAGCCGCCGGCGTCATGCGCGCCGACGGCCAGCCGTTTCCGCAACCCAATGCTTCGGCGCAGATGTGGACGCCGGTCGCGGGCGGGCCGACGTTCCTGCTGGGACCGAACTTCTATTCGGTGAAGAGCTACAATCCATCGATGAACTATGCGCTGGCGATCTGCCATCTCGGCGATCGCTGCCTGGGCGCGCCGCCCTTCATCCAGCCCTTCCCCGGCTCCGAGCGTGCACTGACGCTCGCGGAAGTGCAGGAGATGCAGACGCGTTTGACGAAAGCCGGCTTCGATACCGGCGGCACCGACGGCCGCGTCGGCAACGACACCATGAAGGCGATCAAGGATTTTCAGCAGCGGGCCGGGATCGCGCCTGCGGATGGCTACGGCGGGCTGAAGGTGCTGGCCAAGCTAAGACAGGGCGGGTAG
- a CDS encoding glucose 1-dehydrogenase yields MTGQMEGKVALVTGGASGIGEAVVELLAKEGAIVIATDVDDLRGPEVVARITKAGGKAVFLEHDVTSEERWVEIAAEIAKRFGRLDVLVANAGIGIAVPSIVDMTLADWRKQNAVNLDGVFLSVKHCLPLMRKIGGGSIIMMSSLAGLRGAPGLSAYSATKGGVRLFAKSIAMECAGAGDGIRVNSVHPGIIDTPIWGKIPTGAAGSQSNAPIDPEERAKLASPLGRAGHAAEIASGVLYLASDASRYVTGTELVIDGGMNAGSVPRRV; encoded by the coding sequence ATGACAGGACAGATGGAAGGCAAGGTCGCGCTCGTGACCGGCGGTGCTTCGGGCATCGGCGAAGCTGTCGTCGAATTGCTGGCGAAAGAAGGCGCAATCGTCATCGCAACCGACGTCGACGATCTCCGCGGCCCCGAGGTCGTGGCGCGGATCACCAAAGCCGGGGGCAAGGCGGTCTTCCTCGAGCACGACGTCACCAGCGAGGAGCGCTGGGTGGAGATCGCAGCCGAAATCGCAAAACGCTTTGGCCGGCTCGACGTGCTGGTCGCCAATGCCGGCATCGGCATCGCCGTGCCCTCGATCGTCGACATGACGCTAGCGGACTGGCGCAAGCAGAACGCGGTCAACCTCGACGGGGTGTTTCTCTCGGTCAAGCACTGTCTACCGTTGATGCGCAAAATCGGCGGCGGCTCGATCATCATGATGTCCTCGCTCGCGGGCCTGCGCGGCGCGCCGGGGTTGTCCGCCTATTCGGCCACCAAAGGCGGCGTGCGGCTGTTCGCAAAATCGATTGCCATGGAATGCGCCGGTGCCGGCGATGGCATCCGCGTCAACTCGGTGCATCCGGGCATCATCGACACGCCAATCTGGGGCAAGATCCCGACGGGCGCCGCCGGCAGCCAGAGCAATGCGCCGATCGATCCGGAGGAACGCGCCAAGCTCGCAAGCCCGCTGGGGCGCGCCGGCCATGCAGCGGAGATCGCCAGCGGCGTACTCTATCTCGCCTCTGACGCCTCACGCTACGTCACCGGCACGGAGCTCGTCATCGACGGTGGCATGAACGCGGGCAGCGTGCCTCGAAGGGTGTAG